A region of Reichenbachiella carrageenanivorans DNA encodes the following proteins:
- a CDS encoding T9SS type A sorting domain-containing protein has protein sequence MKLLSLITGLLLTILTTKAQDLIPCGATPTQKQMQQIDQRTRMSQRSLSTEIQMVAISAHIIRNTTGTEGLSQVDLMEALDNVNVFYAKANMQFYIIGNIHYIDDDRYYDFQQSDEYYLGIANDIENTINIYFTNSVSSGDNTYCGYAHFSGGPDRILMANICAINGSTLPHELGHFFDLYHTHGISNDGSSDELVDGSNCTTAGDRICDTPADPNLSDAVDNSCNYTGTALDANAQAYSPDTRNIMSYSLKQCRTQFSDDQYTTIANTYATARQYLLSEPLDANFKVSSSLVCEGSSTSFTDKSIAASSWSWQFPGGTPQTSDVPNPKVTYATAGHYNVTLTITDEDDNTDTKTITELIEVVSRSEKEPALSLTTGFELSDETVFSIQNNDGGYTFQVTSVASSTGSHSILMDFANYNKTGEEDYLILDDLSITKDKTYRLSFDRAYAYYDVDYKDSLAIVTAESCSDEWEVLYAWTHKELATTLPKSSSFVPKSSEWENDQILFTFDASWDHAKVAFKSINGYGNNLYLDEIQLEVVDTDLEIQDIITYCSSTSTNGSVEVLASATGALTYSADGQNYQTSNLIQNLPEGEYSLYIKEAEDLVSVNTFEIQTSNNSLQITTDPNGNFVVSTELSDLQWYKDGLAIDDATTDALAYQGGGVYHVTGTSQAGCSVKSDQLVITHVAEELPRFSIYPNPATTDLFINTLSLGSVVYAIFNLSGEILREGLVQASDTNGINISNLNAGIYVLQIYSGQNIAQYKFQKI, from the coding sequence ATGAAATTACTTTCGCTAATCACGGGGCTACTACTAACCATCTTGACCACCAAAGCACAAGACCTGATCCCCTGTGGTGCCACGCCTACCCAAAAGCAAATGCAGCAAATCGATCAACGAACACGCATGAGTCAACGGTCCTTATCTACAGAGATACAAATGGTAGCCATATCAGCACATATCATTCGAAATACTACAGGCACAGAAGGCCTTTCTCAAGTGGATCTGATGGAGGCTTTGGATAATGTCAATGTCTTCTATGCCAAGGCTAATATGCAGTTTTATATCATTGGAAACATCCATTATATAGACGACGATCGCTATTATGATTTTCAACAATCCGACGAATATTATTTAGGGATCGCCAATGATATTGAAAATACGATCAATATTTATTTTACAAATTCTGTTTCTAGCGGTGACAATACCTACTGCGGCTATGCACACTTTTCTGGTGGACCTGATCGTATTTTAATGGCTAATATATGCGCCATCAATGGCAGTACACTACCACATGAGCTCGGGCACTTTTTCGACTTATATCACACACACGGCATCTCCAATGATGGCAGCTCTGATGAATTGGTAGATGGATCCAACTGTACAACGGCAGGTGACAGAATTTGCGACACGCCCGCTGACCCCAACCTAAGTGACGCGGTGGACAACAGCTGCAACTATACTGGCACTGCGCTAGATGCCAACGCTCAAGCCTATTCGCCTGATACAAGAAACATCATGTCCTATTCGCTAAAACAATGCAGAACTCAGTTTAGTGACGATCAATACACCACCATAGCCAATACTTATGCCACAGCTAGACAATATTTACTCTCCGAACCGCTAGATGCTAATTTCAAAGTAAGTAGCTCTTTGGTCTGCGAAGGAAGTAGTACGTCATTCACAGACAAATCCATTGCAGCGAGTAGCTGGTCGTGGCAGTTTCCAGGAGGGACGCCCCAGACATCAGATGTACCCAACCCTAAAGTCACCTATGCCACTGCAGGCCATTACAATGTGACGCTCACCATCACCGACGAAGATGACAACACAGACACCAAAACCATCACCGAGCTGATAGAAGTCGTAAGCCGTAGTGAGAAAGAGCCAGCCTTATCCCTGACCACAGGCTTTGAGCTCAGCGATGAGACTGTTTTTTCTATACAAAACAATGATGGTGGCTATACTTTTCAGGTGACTAGTGTAGCATCCAGCACTGGCAGCCACTCCATACTGATGGATTTTGCTAACTACAATAAAACCGGGGAGGAAGATTATCTTATCTTAGACGACCTATCCATAACCAAAGACAAAACCTACCGATTGTCGTTCGACCGAGCATACGCCTATTATGATGTGGATTACAAAGATAGCTTGGCTATTGTAACAGCCGAGTCCTGTTCGGACGAATGGGAAGTACTCTATGCTTGGACTCACAAAGAGCTCGCTACGACCTTGCCCAAGTCTTCGAGCTTCGTACCCAAAAGCTCAGAGTGGGAAAATGATCAAATACTATTCACTTTCGATGCCTCTTGGGATCATGCTAAAGTAGCATTCAAATCTATCAATGGCTATGGCAACAACCTCTATCTGGATGAGATCCAATTAGAAGTAGTAGACACAGATCTGGAAATTCAAGATATCATCACCTATTGCTCATCTACCTCTACAAACGGATCGGTAGAAGTATTAGCCTCAGCAACAGGTGCGCTAACCTACAGCGCAGATGGTCAGAATTATCAAACGTCTAACTTAATACAAAATTTGCCGGAAGGTGAGTATTCCTTGTACATCAAAGAAGCAGAAGATTTGGTAAGTGTCAATACCTTTGAGATTCAAACATCAAACAATAGTTTACAAATCACAACAGACCCCAATGGGAATTTCGTCGTTAGCACTGAGCTATCCGATCTCCAATGGTATAAAGATGGCCTAGCTATCGATGATGCCACTACAGATGCCTTGGCTTATCAAGGTGGCGGTGTGTATCACGTGACAGGCACCTCACAAGCTGGATGCTCTGTCAAATCAGACCAGTTGGTCATTACGCACGTGGCCGAGGAGCTACCTCGCTTCTCCATCTACCCAAATCCCGCCACTACTGATCTCTTCATCAATACCTTGTCGCTTGGGTCAGTCGTTTATGCGATATTCAACTTGTCAGGTGAAATATTAAGAGAAGGTCTTGTTCAGGCATCCGACACAAACGGCATCAACATATCCAACCTCAATGCAGGCATCTACGTGCTACAGATCTATAGTGGTCAAAACATCGCGCAATATAAATTTCAAAAAATATAG